One part of the Musa acuminata AAA Group cultivar baxijiao chromosome BXJ1-5, Cavendish_Baxijiao_AAA, whole genome shotgun sequence genome encodes these proteins:
- the LOC135673228 gene encoding reticulon-like protein B5 isoform X1, with amino-acid sequence MAEHSEESALTEEIQQKSRGHEDSSSLSSGSDAEKPGPSPSVKVTPYRLFSRERPVHQVLGSGRTADVMLWRNKKISAGVLSGATAIWALFELVGYHLLTLICQGLMLSLLVLFLWSKACTLINKSPPRIPEVNISEERAIKVALNMRNEMNGASAVLREIALGQDLKKFLAVIAVLWILSTVGSSVNFLTLVYITFMTLLTVPVLYEKYEDKIDASAEKAITGIRQQYAVFDAKVLSMIRRGPLKAKKH; translated from the exons ATGGCGGAGCACTCGGAGGAGTCGGCCCTGACGGAGGAGATCCAGCAGAAGTCCCGAGGCCACGAGGACTCATCCTCCTTGTCGTCTGGTTCCGATGCGGAGAAGCCCGGGCCATCACCTTCCGTCAAGGTCACACCCTACCGCCTCTTCAGCCGGGAGAGGCCTGTCCACCAAGTCCTCGGCAGCGGCAGAA CTGCTGATGTTATGCTATGGAGGAACAAGAAGATCTCAGCTGGAGTGCTCAGCGGTGCTACCGCTATCTGGGCTCTGTTCGAGTTAGTCGGCTACCATCTTCTCACTTTGATCTGCCAAGGCCTTATGCTCTCTTTACTTGTCCTCTTCTTATGGTCCAAAGCTTGCACCTTGATTAACAA ATCTCCGCCACGCATTCCAGAGGTGAACATATCGGAAGAACGAGCCATAAAAGTTGCACTCAATATGAGGAATGAGATGAACGGGGCCTCTGCTGTTCTTAGGGAGATCGCACTGGGACAGGACCTAAAGAAGTTTCTAGCT GTTATTGCTGTGCTCTGGATTCTATCGACTGTAGGAAGCTCTGTCAATTTCTTGACCTTGGTCTACATAA CATTCATGACACTGCTCACAGTGCCTGTTCTTTACGAGAAGTATGAGGACAAAATTGATGCATCTGCAGAGAAGGCAATAACAGGAATCAGGCAGCAGTATGCGGTGTTTGATGCCAAGGTTCTCAGTATGATCCGTCGAGGTCCACTGAAGGCCAAGAAGCACTAG
- the LOC135673228 gene encoding reticulon-like protein B5 isoform X2 yields MAEHSEESALTEEIQQKSRGHEDSSSLSSGSDAEKPGPSPSVKVTPYRLFSRERPVHQVLGSGRTADVMLWRNKKISAGVLSGATAIWALFESPPRIPEVNISEERAIKVALNMRNEMNGASAVLREIALGQDLKKFLAVIAVLWILSTVGSSVNFLTLVYITFMTLLTVPVLYEKYEDKIDASAEKAITGIRQQYAVFDAKVLSMIRRGPLKAKKH; encoded by the exons ATGGCGGAGCACTCGGAGGAGTCGGCCCTGACGGAGGAGATCCAGCAGAAGTCCCGAGGCCACGAGGACTCATCCTCCTTGTCGTCTGGTTCCGATGCGGAGAAGCCCGGGCCATCACCTTCCGTCAAGGTCACACCCTACCGCCTCTTCAGCCGGGAGAGGCCTGTCCACCAAGTCCTCGGCAGCGGCAGAA CTGCTGATGTTATGCTATGGAGGAACAAGAAGATCTCAGCTGGAGTGCTCAGCGGTGCTACCGCTATCTGGGCTCTGTTCGA ATCTCCGCCACGCATTCCAGAGGTGAACATATCGGAAGAACGAGCCATAAAAGTTGCACTCAATATGAGGAATGAGATGAACGGGGCCTCTGCTGTTCTTAGGGAGATCGCACTGGGACAGGACCTAAAGAAGTTTCTAGCT GTTATTGCTGTGCTCTGGATTCTATCGACTGTAGGAAGCTCTGTCAATTTCTTGACCTTGGTCTACATAA CATTCATGACACTGCTCACAGTGCCTGTTCTTTACGAGAAGTATGAGGACAAAATTGATGCATCTGCAGAGAAGGCAATAACAGGAATCAGGCAGCAGTATGCGGTGTTTGATGCCAAGGTTCTCAGTATGATCCGTCGAGGTCCACTGAAGGCCAAGAAGCACTAG
- the LOC135673224 gene encoding probable inactive receptor kinase At4g23740, which translates to MSSNRVLLSVLALWSAICYVGGGAGSLVEDKQALLDFLASTVHTRSLDWSPITDVCSRWYGVTCSADGSRVITVRLPGIGFSGPIPPNTLSRLSALQILSIRSNSLTGPFPADFANLTALTGLHLQLNSFSGPLPSDFSPWKNLTALDVSFNDFNGSIPTTISNLTQLTALNLSNNSFSGQIPDLELPNLLFLNLSNNHLEGTIPKSLQRFPNSSFSGNDLSPIYPLTPSSLPSPLPPSPPQVPSSMTARKLSESAILGIIVGGCALLFAMLALFLYHCYSKRKDESLISGKGSKGDRSPEKAVTRNQDANNRLMFFEGCTFAFDLEDLLRASAEVLGKGTFGTTYKAVLEDATTVAVKRLKEASVVKKEFEQQMEVAGRIKHENVAELRAYYYSKDEKLMVYDYFNQGSVSSLLHAKRGQDRTPLDWEARLKIALGAARGIAHIHMENNGKLVHGNIKSSNVFLNNQQYGCVSDLGLPSIINPMAPLVPRTVGYRAPEVTDTKKASQASDVYSFGVVMLELLTGKSPVPIVGSGDEVIHLVRWVQSVVREEWTAEVFDVELMRYPNIEEEMVEMLQIAMNCVARVPERRPKMAQVVRMIEGVRRFDSGNRPSTEARSEGSTPTPVQGTEARSEGSTPTPVQGTEAPSTPQ; encoded by the exons ATGAGTTCGAATCGAGTGTTGTTGTCTGTTTTGGCCCTCTGGTCGGCGATTTGCTACGTCGGAGGCGGCGCCGGCAGCCTGGTGGAGGACAAGCAAGCGTTGCTTGATTTCCTCGCCTCCACCGTGCACACCCGCAGCCTCGATTGGAGCCCGATCACCGACGTCTGCAGCCGCTGGTACGGCGTTACCTGCAGCGCCGACGGTTCCCGCGTCATCACCGTCCGCCTCCCCGGGATCGGATTCAGCGGCCCGATCCCGCCCAACACCCTCAGCCGCCTCTCTGCCCTCCAGATCCTGAGCATCCGGTCCAACAGCCTCACCGGCCCATTCCCGGCTGACTTCGCCAACCTTACCGCACTCACCGGCCTCCACCTCCAGCTCAACAGCTTCTCCGGCCCTCTGCCGTCGGATTTCTCGCCTTGGAAGAATCTCACCGCCCTCGATGTCTCCTTCAACGACTTCAACGGGAGCATCCCAACTACCATCTCCAATTTGACTCAGCTCACCGCTCTGAACCTCTCTAACAACTCGTTCTCGGGGCAAATTCCAGATCTCGAGCTCCCAAACCTCCTATTCCTCAACCTCTCCAATAACCATCTTGAGGGCACAATTCCCAAATCCCTCCAAAGGTTTCCAAATTCATCATTTTCCGGCAACGATTTGTCACCCATATACCCCTTAACTCCATCATCACTGCCATCCCCACTGCCGCCTTCTCCTCCCCAAGTTCCCAGCTCAATGACTGCGAGGAAGCTGAGCGAATCagcaattcttggaattatagtcGGTGGATGTGCTTTGCTGTTCGCGATGCTTGCGCTGTTCCTCTATCATTGCTACTCAAAGAGGAAAGATGAGAGTTTAATATCCGGGAAGGGGTCAAAGGGGGACCGGTCACCGGAGAAGGCTGTCACCAGGAATCAGGACGCAAACAACCGACTTATGTTCTTCGAGGGCTGCACATTTGCGTTCGATTTAGAGGATCTGCTGAGGGCTTCTGCTGAGGTTCTGGGGAAAGGTACATTTGGGACAACGTACAAAGCAGTGCTGGAGGATGCGACTACGGTGGCGGTGAAGCGGCTGAAGGAAGCTAGTGTTGTGAAGAAAGAGTTTGAGCAGCAGATGGAGGTGGCAGGGAGGATAAAGCATGAGAATGTAGCGGAGCTGAGGGCGTATTACTACTCCAAAGATGAGAAGCTGATGGTGTATGACTATTTCAACCAGGGCAGTGTTTCTTCCTTGTTACATG CAAAGAGAGGGCAGGACAGGACCCCTCTGGACTGGGAAGCCAGGCTTAAGATTGCACTCGGAGCTGCAAGAGGAATTGCACACATTCACATGGAAAACAATGGGAAGCTTGTCCATGGCAACATCAAATCCTCCAACGTTTTCCTCAACAACCAGCAATATGGTTGTGTCTCCGACCTTGGCTTGCCATCCATCATCAATCCAATGGCTCCGCTTGTGCCGCGCACTGTGGGTTACCGTGCACCGGAGGTGACTGATACAAAGAAAGCATCACAAGCCTCTGATGTCTACAGCTTTGGAGTTGTTATGCTCGAATTGCTCACAGGGAAATCCCCCGTTCCGATAGTGGGTAGTGGTGATGAGGTAATTCACTTGGTTCGATGGGTTCAGTCTGTCGTCCGCGAAGAGTGGACTGCAGAGGTGTTTGATGTTGAGCTGATGAGGTATCCTAATATcgaggaggagatggtggagaTGCTTCAGATCGCCATGAACTGCGTGGCAAGGGTGCCCGAACGGAGGCCTAAGATGGCACAAGTGGTGAGAATGATCGAGGGAGTGAGAAGGTTCGATAGCGGGAATCGGCCATCAACAGAAGCCAGATCAGAGGGATCAACACCGACACCAGTTCAGGGTACAGAAGCCAGATCAGAGGGATCAACACCAACACCAGTTCAGGGTACAGAAGCCCCATCAACTCCCCAATGA
- the LOC135673227 gene encoding indole-3-pyruvate monooxygenase YUCCA2-like: MDFWREPESKRVDDPSCLHPQSNSSSCFRSMKSGKAEKCIFFPGPIIVGAGPSGLAVAACLKSKRIQSLILERSDCIASLWQLKTYDRLRLHLPKKFCQLPLMPFPSWFPTYPTKQQFIAYLDAYVAEFNIQAVFNETVVAAEYDAGIGFWRLRMASAKGEGKEEKHEYVCRWLVVATGENAEAVVPEMPGMEEFEGPIVHTSLYRSGDSYRDKRVLVVGCGNSGMEVSLDLCDHNAHPFMVVRDSVHILPREMLGRSTFGLSMWLMKWLSMKTVDRFLLLVARLMLGDTAKLGLERPQLGPLELKSLTGKTPVLNVGTLAKIKSGDIKVRPAVERFTRHGVEFVDGRSEEFDAVILATGYKSNVPCWLKERELFSEKDGFPRRPFPNGWKGGNGLYAVGFTKRGLLGASLDAWRIAQDIELRYKATKK; the protein is encoded by the exons ATGGATTTTTGGAGGGAGCCTGAAAGCAAAAGAGTCGACGATCCATCTTGCTTGCATCCCCAAAGCAATTCCAGCAGTTGCTTCAGATCGATGAAGTCCGGGAAGGCCGAGAAGTGCATCTTCTTCCCGGGCCCCATAATCGTCGGCGCTGGGCCGTCGGGGTTGGCGGTCGCCGCCTGCCTTAAGAGCAAACGCATCCAGAGCTTGATCCTCGAGCGGTCCGACTGCATCGCATCGCTCTGGCAGCTCAAGACCTACGACCGCCTCCGCCTCCACCTTCCCAAGAAGTTCTGCCAGCTCCCGTTGATGCCGTTCCCATCGTGGTTCCCGACGTACCCGACGAAGCAGCAGTTCATCGCCTACCTCGATGCCTACGTGGCGGAGTTCAACATCCAGGCCGTGTTCAATGAGACAGTGGTGGCCGCGGAGTACGACGCAGGCATCGGCTTCTGGAGGCTGCGGATGGCGTCGGCGAAAGGTGAGGGTAAGGAGGAGAAGCACGAGTACGTGTGCCGGTGGTTGGTGGTGGCCACCGGGGAGAACGCCGAGGCGGTGGTCCCGGAGATGCCCGGAATGGAGGAGTTCGAGGGGCCCATTGTGCACACAAGCTTGTACAGGAGCGGCGACTCGTATCGAGATAAGAGAGTGCTCGTCGTCGGCTGCGGTAACTCCGGCATGGAGGTCTCCTTGGATCTCTGCGATCACAATGCGCACCCTTTTATGGTCGTAAGAGACTCG GTGCACATCCTGCCACGGGAGATGCTCGGCCGCTCCACCTTCGGTCTGTCCATGTGGCTCATGAAGTGGCTGTCCATGAAGACCGTCGACCGCTTCCTGCTGCTCGTCGCGCGCCTCATGCTCGGCGACACAGCCAAGCTCGGCCTCGAGCGGCCCCAGCTCGGCCCCCTCGAGCTGAAGTCGCTCACCGGAAAGACCCCGGTGCTCAACGTTGGCACCCTGGCAAAGATCAAGTCCGGAGACATCAAG GTGCGCCCTGCGGTGGAACGTTTCACTCGGCATGGAGTAGAATTCGTCGATGGAAGGTCGGAGGAATTCGACGCGGTAATCTTGGCGACCGGCTACAAGAGCAACGTACCTTGTTGGCTGAAG GAGAGGGAGTTATTCTCGGAGAAGGATGGGTTCCCAAGGAGGCCATTCCCGAACGGGTGGAAAGGGGGCAACGGGCTCTATGCCGTCGGCTTCACGAAGCGTGGCTTGCTCGGAGCATCGCTGGATGCATGGAGGATCGCGCAAGACATCGAGCTACGCTATAAGGCCACGAAGAAATAG
- the LOC135673222 gene encoding large ribosomal subunit protein uL10-like, which translates to MTVKLSKAEKKVVYDKKLCSLLDEYSKVLIAVADNVGSNQLQNIRKGLRGDSIVLMGKNTLIRRCIKIHAEKTGNKNYLNLLPLLVGNVGLIFTKGDLKEVSEEVAKYQVGAPARVGLVAPIDVVVPPGNTGLDPSQTSFFQVLNIPTKINKGTVEIITPVELIKKGEKVGSSEAALLAKLGIRPFSYGLIILSVYDSGSVFSPEVLDLTEDDLIEKFAAGVSMVTSLSLAVSYPTLAAAPHMFINAYKNVVAVAIATEYTFPQAEKIKEYLKDPSKFAVAAAPVTEEAAAAAPAAAPAEEKKEEPAEESDDDMGFSLFD; encoded by the exons ATGACGGTGAAGCTGTCGAAGGCGGAGAAGAAGGTGGTGTACGACAAGAAGCTGTGCTCGCTGCTGGATGAGTACAGCAAGGTGCTCATCGCGGTCGCTGACAATGTTGGCTCCAACCAGCTCCAGAATATCCGCAAGGGCCTCCGCGGCGACTCCATCGTCCTCATGGGCAAGAACACCCTCATCCGCCGCTGTATCAAGATCCACGCTGAGAAGACTGGCAACAAGAACTACCTCAACCTCCTCCCGCTCCTCGTC GGAAATGTTGGGCTGATATTTACGAAGGGAGATCTTAAGGAAGTCAGTGAGGAGGTTGCCAAGTACCAG GTCGGAGCTCCTGCACGTGTTGGTCTTGTTGCTCCCATTGATGTTGTTGTCCCCCCTGGGAACACCGGATTGGACCCTTCGCAGACATCCTTCTTTCAG GTACTCAATATTCCAACCAAGATTAACAAGGGTACTGTCGAAATCATTACTCCTGTCGAGCTGATTAAGAAGGGAGAAAAAGTGGGTTCATCAGAGGCTGCTCTCCTTGCAAAGCTTGGGATACGGCCTTTTTCTTATGGCCTGATTATTCTGTCCGTCTATGACAGTGGATCTGTCTTTAGTCCCGAGGTGCTGGATCTCACAGAGGATGACCTCATCGAGAAGTTTGCCGCTGGTGTCTCCATGGTTACTTCGTTGTCTTTGGCTGTTTCTTACCCGACCCTTGCAGCAGCTCCTCACATGTTCATCAATGCATACAAGAACGTGGTTGCAGTTGCAATTGCAACAGAGTACACCTTCCCACAGGCAGAAAAAATTAAGGAGTACCTAAAG GATCCAAGCAAgtttgctgttgctgctgctcctGTTACTGAAGAGGCTGCAGCCGCCGCTCCTGCTGCAGCACCtgcagaagagaagaaagaggagccAGCCGAGGAGTCCGATGACGATATGGGCTTTAGCTTGTTCGATTAG